From the genome of Leptolyngbya sp. FACHB-261, one region includes:
- a CDS encoding methyl-accepting chemotaxis protein — MTQTPPKPGDYAATNGHNPKPSKDLHAFERSAHLSSKNLANSSALDNAGPIPKRQKAQTGSAWKQLYQSWGNLRIRWKLTVLLVVTAAIPTAVVTEGIIETAQKDLSLSLQQRLATGMGQLEENITEDTVQASKIEANTIGHLVETSRVDLSNPQSVAAYRGLLQSFLTDPDILEAGSKQSFLLLTDAQGKVVAQSAEILADDFSNYPPLPTEENPIARLKYRPTSIAIGTYLGDIPIVKNAISGGRLLGGTELLKGDTLKRLGLEQQANIGLRPQNTQGLPEAKKPSPEGLYDIDQGRAGLVSMAVHPLEVNNRFVGTAIVGTLLNRNYQAVDEVAQSNNISVVTLFAQDWRVSTNVPYSDNKTRAIGTRASREVAETVLNQGKEFLGQANIVGSNYLTVYRPIYDHQKELNSQAKPVGMLFVGDPEDKVQSVLQRQRLFGYGLGIGSLLLAGLFALPVAGTFSNPIRRLARFTQRVGTGERGIQLEATDRQDEIGILSQELNQMAINIEASLEARRQEAERASFFANIATSRASNSQELEEVFNNALKGARETLEADRVVVYRFYPDWSGYITAESVAGSWPRALADTIEDSCIGEHLIEAYKKGRVVPTNNVFEAGFHPEHLKLMERLEIKANLVTPILRNNQLFGLLIAHHCAEPHDWQQPEISFLTQLAAQLGLILDRVTFLEQAEQARQEAEGLAKDQRLQKEGLQKRALELLMEVDPISKGDLTIRANVTEDEIGTLADSYNATVGSLRKIVTQVQSAAQHVSDTVSNSGDSVQGLSVEALEQAEQISAALVRIQEMSNSIRAVAANAEQAGVMVQQASHTVEEGDIAMNRTVDGILAIRETVAETSKKVKRLGESSQKISKVVNLIGTFAAQTNLLALNASIEAARAGEEGRGFAVVADEVRSLARQSAEATAEIEKLVADIQAETNEVVVAMESGTEQVVMGTKLVDETRMSLNKITAASAQISSLVDAITQAAVAQSQTSDAVAQTMTNVAAIADKTSTEAIQVSSSFKELLTVAQGLQSSVGQFKVS; from the coding sequence ATGACTCAAACTCCTCCTAAGCCTGGCGATTATGCCGCCACGAATGGACATAATCCTAAGCCCTCCAAGGATCTTCACGCCTTTGAGCGCAGTGCTCATTTGTCTTCCAAAAATCTCGCTAACTCATCTGCCTTGGACAACGCAGGGCCTATACCTAAACGACAAAAAGCTCAAACGGGATCTGCGTGGAAACAGCTTTATCAGAGCTGGGGAAACCTTAGAATTCGCTGGAAGCTAACGGTTCTTTTGGTTGTTACAGCTGCTATACCAACGGCAGTCGTGACCGAAGGAATTATTGAAACTGCTCAAAAAGATTTGTCGCTTAGCTTACAGCAACGACTAGCAACCGGCATGGGCCAGCTAGAGGAGAACATTACTGAAGATACGGTACAAGCAAGTAAGATCGAGGCAAACACGATAGGCCACCTTGTAGAGACGTCTAGGGTTGATTTGAGCAATCCTCAGTCAGTAGCAGCCTATCGTGGTCTACTGCAATCCTTCCTGACCGATCCGGACATTTTGGAAGCTGGATCTAAACAGAGCTTTTTATTACTTACTGATGCTCAGGGTAAAGTAGTTGCCCAGAGCGCTGAAATTCTGGCAGACGATTTTTCAAACTATCCACCTCTGCCGACTGAAGAGAATCCCATTGCTCGTCTTAAATACCGTCCGACATCCATCGCAATAGGAACCTACTTAGGTGATATCCCGATTGTTAAAAATGCTATCAGTGGCGGGCGCTTGCTGGGTGGCACGGAACTGTTGAAGGGAGACACCCTCAAACGTTTAGGTTTAGAGCAGCAAGCTAACATCGGTCTGCGTCCCCAAAACACTCAAGGTCTTCCTGAGGCTAAGAAGCCCTCGCCAGAAGGGCTTTATGACATTGATCAGGGCAGAGCTGGTTTAGTTTCGATGGCCGTTCACCCCCTGGAAGTTAACAATCGCTTCGTAGGAACTGCGATTGTAGGGACATTGTTGAACCGTAATTACCAAGCGGTTGACGAGGTTGCACAGAGCAATAACATATCTGTGGTCACGTTGTTTGCTCAAGATTGGCGCGTTAGCACGAACGTTCCTTACTCTGACAACAAAACTCGGGCAATTGGAACACGAGCTTCTCGAGAAGTAGCAGAAACTGTTCTCAACCAGGGCAAAGAGTTTCTTGGTCAGGCCAACATTGTTGGCAGCAATTATTTAACTGTTTACCGTCCTATATACGACCATCAGAAGGAACTGAATTCCCAGGCAAAACCTGTGGGAATGCTGTTCGTCGGTGATCCTGAGGATAAGGTGCAAAGTGTTCTGCAGAGGCAAAGATTATTTGGATATGGTCTTGGGATAGGTTCGCTATTATTGGCCGGTCTGTTTGCCCTTCCGGTAGCGGGGACTTTCTCCAATCCTATTCGACGTTTAGCTCGTTTCACACAGCGTGTCGGCACGGGAGAACGAGGAATACAGTTAGAGGCTACGGATCGACAAGATGAGATCGGCATTTTGTCTCAAGAACTCAACCAAATGGCAATTAACATTGAGGCCAGCCTGGAAGCCCGTCGACAAGAGGCTGAACGGGCGAGCTTTTTTGCAAACATTGCCACCTCTCGTGCCAGTAACTCTCAAGAGCTAGAGGAGGTATTTAACAATGCTCTTAAGGGAGCCCGAGAAACTCTAGAAGCGGACCGAGTAGTCGTTTATCGCTTCTACCCTGATTGGAGCGGTTACATTACTGCTGAATCCGTTGCAGGCAGTTGGCCACGTGCCTTGGCAGACACAATAGAAGACTCTTGTATTGGTGAGCACCTTATCGAAGCGTACAAAAAGGGACGCGTTGTTCCAACCAATAACGTCTTTGAAGCAGGTTTCCACCCTGAGCATTTGAAGTTGATGGAACGGCTTGAGATTAAGGCTAATCTCGTAACGCCGATTCTCAGAAACAACCAGCTCTTCGGTTTACTTATTGCTCATCACTGTGCAGAACCTCATGATTGGCAACAACCTGAAATTAGCTTTTTAACACAATTAGCTGCTCAGCTTGGTCTCATTCTGGACCGCGTGACTTTTCTGGAACAGGCGGAGCAGGCACGCCAAGAGGCTGAGGGACTAGCGAAAGATCAACGCTTGCAGAAAGAGGGTCTGCAAAAGCGAGCCCTAGAACTACTGATGGAGGTTGATCCTATCAGTAAGGGGGATCTCACGATCCGGGCTAATGTAACGGAGGATGAGATTGGTACGCTTGCTGACTCTTATAACGCTACGGTTGGTAGCTTAAGAAAGATTGTGACTCAGGTGCAATCTGCAGCTCAGCATGTGTCAGACACAGTCAGTAACAGCGGAGATTCTGTTCAAGGATTATCAGTAGAAGCCTTGGAGCAAGCAGAGCAAATCTCAGCAGCACTAGTTCGGATTCAAGAGATGTCGAACTCAATTCGAGCTGTTGCTGCTAACGCTGAGCAGGCAGGGGTTATGGTCCAACAAGCGAGCCACACTGTAGAAGAAGGGGATATTGCGATGAACCGCACTGTAGACGGAATTCTAGCAATTCGGGAAACTGTGGCGGAAACATCTAAGAAAGTGAAACGGCTAGGGGAATCCTCACAGAAGATCTCTAAGGTCGTGAATCTGATCGGTACTTTTGCTGCTCAGACGAACCTGCTAGCGCTAAATGCTTCGATTGAAGCAGCCCGAGCCGGGGAGGAAGGGCGAGGCTTTGCAGTGGTTGCAGATGAGGTACGCTCACTAGCTCGCCAGTCAGCTGAAGCGACAGCTGAGATTGAAAAACTGGTGGCAGATATTCAGGCAGAAACTAACGAAGTAGTTGTGGCGATGGAGTCAGGTACCGAGCAGGTAGTCATGGGTACCAAACTGGTGGATGAGACTCGCATGAGCCTGAACAAGATTACTGCTGCTAGCGCCCAAATTAGTTCACTCGTTGATGCGATTACGCAAGCTGCCGTTGCGCAGTCTCAAACTTCTGATGCTGTCGCTCAAACGATGACTAATGTAGCAGCTATTGCTGATAAAACCTCAACAGAGGCTATTCAGGTTTCGTCCTCTTTCAAAGAGCTACTGACGGTGGCTCAAGGGCTACAATCAAGCGTTGGCCAATTCAAGGTCAGCTAA
- a CDS encoding hybrid sensor histidine kinase/response regulator has product MVLSPEIRDQAYQFFIQEAPELLQVIEAELLTLKQERSTAKVHNLMRAAHSIKGGAASVGLDTIKTIAHRLEDVFKALYSEELQIDVEMERLLLQAYDCLRLPLIQQITIGQLASGPALMQADSVFVQLEVLLKGFLGGAANLPSSIELGVDITLSIFEVDVAQGLECLAAAIAQGQNLAVAEELRSQAEVFVGLAELLNLPGFSNIAQAATTALDVHPEQSLAIAQLALNDFQAARQAVIAGDRTQGGAPSIELISLTSSAIVSPLVVSTDEIYSADITSGLEHAEAGLLLSPSLDEVFGDLTWASEGSATRADTDLGLELAEVEVSLTPSLDEVFDSLALAPFGQEEPTIFPSPSLDDISCQSFSSFSQTAEIDSASLTLSQGSIDQELEPEPFTIEAMVHSIEQSFDQLSPLSETIAPLVAAPIVKISQRSAVPVQASVINTKQDHLQKGSEANPNLSVRVDLERLERMNNQVGELAINRNSLSLQNEQLQGAVQKLLQRFDRFQILGKQLHHQSDQLLIAPERYSYDRASASWPLGGVKSEYTSKALELLSFRQSGFDSLEMDSYGELHSLMQTILEEMVQLEETVGDIALFARQSSQSLEQQRQMLTHLRSDLMWARMLPLGEVLNRFPRILHDLSTTYHKPAHLKLSGTRVLVDKAVLEKLYDPLLHLLRNAFDHGIEPVETRRRQGKPEQGQIEIRAHHQGSQTIVEIRDDGQGLNLERIRQRVLELGLLSVQQLETTPITQLWDLLFEAGFSTASQVSELSGRGMGLEVVRSQLHSLKGTVTVSSEVGQGTTFTLRLPLTLTIARLLVCSVGAAAFAFLSDNIEEILIPKPELIKRSGTQRFLYWREQIISIHSLSHFLEYACPFPETATSQALMAVPAPKEWHSPVLVLRQGKQIIALEIERLITEQELVIKPFGNVLAAPSYLYGCTILGDGSLIPVVDGTALLTELTDQGSAVSLSTQTAISSVRNGLVLSKSTTSTKALTTPTLLVVDDSIGLRQTLALTLQKAGYRVLQARDGREALDQLRQETAIRLVICDVEMPNMNGFEFLSHRRQDQLLTSIPVVMLTSRNSDKHRKLAMHLGATDYFTKPYLEQDFLVALKTIIEQSVPTTLPSLATSTRNL; this is encoded by the coding sequence ATGGTGCTTAGTCCTGAAATTCGCGACCAGGCTTATCAGTTCTTCATTCAAGAAGCGCCAGAATTATTGCAGGTAATTGAGGCGGAGTTATTGACTCTAAAACAGGAGCGTAGCACCGCAAAAGTGCATAACTTAATGCGGGCCGCTCACTCGATTAAGGGAGGAGCTGCCAGTGTCGGTCTTGACACAATCAAAACCATAGCTCACCGCCTTGAAGATGTTTTCAAAGCCCTTTACAGTGAAGAGCTACAGATTGATGTAGAGATGGAGCGCCTGTTGTTGCAGGCATACGATTGTTTGCGCCTGCCTCTCATACAACAAATTACAATTGGACAGCTTGCATCAGGGCCTGCTCTGATGCAAGCTGATTCTGTCTTTGTCCAACTAGAAGTGCTACTAAAAGGTTTTCTAGGGGGAGCGGCTAACTTACCCAGTTCGATTGAGTTAGGGGTAGACATTACCCTATCTATTTTTGAGGTGGATGTGGCTCAGGGCTTAGAGTGCTTGGCAGCAGCCATCGCTCAAGGCCAAAACTTGGCAGTGGCTGAAGAACTTCGGAGCCAAGCTGAGGTATTTGTTGGGCTAGCTGAGCTACTTAATCTACCTGGTTTTAGCAACATTGCCCAAGCTGCAACTACCGCTCTCGACGTTCATCCTGAGCAATCGCTTGCCATTGCTCAACTCGCCTTAAATGATTTTCAAGCTGCCCGGCAAGCCGTAATCGCAGGTGATCGGACGCAGGGTGGTGCTCCTTCAATAGAGCTAATAAGTCTCACGAGTTCTGCAATTGTGAGTCCACTTGTTGTTAGTACGGATGAGATATATAGTGCTGATATTACATCTGGCCTGGAGCACGCAGAAGCAGGATTACTGTTATCTCCTAGCCTGGATGAAGTTTTTGGTGACTTAACTTGGGCATCTGAAGGTTCTGCGACTAGAGCTGATACAGACCTGGGCCTAGAGCTTGCAGAAGTAGAGGTATCGCTAACACCCAGCCTAGATGAAGTCTTTGATAGTTTAGCGTTGGCTCCTTTCGGCCAAGAAGAACCAACTATCTTTCCAAGCCCCTCTCTCGATGACATTTCCTGCCAAAGCTTTAGTTCATTCTCTCAAACTGCTGAGATAGACAGCGCTTCACTGACGCTGTCTCAGGGGTCCATAGATCAAGAGCTGGAACCTGAGCCTTTTACTATTGAGGCAATGGTACATTCTATTGAACAGAGTTTCGACCAGTTGTCTCCCCTATCAGAAACGATTGCTCCCCTGGTTGCTGCGCCCATTGTCAAGATAAGCCAGCGTAGCGCAGTGCCTGTTCAAGCATCAGTTATTAATACAAAACAGGATCATCTCCAGAAAGGCAGTGAGGCTAATCCCAATCTTTCCGTCCGTGTAGACTTAGAACGGCTAGAGAGAATGAATAACCAGGTGGGAGAACTAGCGATTAACCGCAATAGTCTCTCACTACAGAATGAACAACTTCAAGGAGCTGTTCAGAAGCTATTACAGCGGTTCGACCGCTTTCAAATATTAGGCAAGCAGCTCCATCATCAATCAGACCAGCTTCTAATTGCTCCTGAAAGATACAGTTATGATAGAGCCTCTGCAAGTTGGCCCTTGGGAGGAGTTAAGAGTGAGTACACTAGCAAAGCTCTGGAATTGTTGTCATTCCGTCAGTCTGGCTTTGATTCTCTAGAAATGGACAGCTACGGGGAATTGCACTCGTTGATGCAAACCATTCTAGAAGAGATGGTGCAACTCGAAGAAACAGTTGGTGACATTGCGTTGTTCGCACGGCAATCCAGCCAAAGTTTAGAGCAACAACGCCAGATGCTGACCCATTTACGCAGTGACTTGATGTGGGCTCGAATGCTGCCATTAGGAGAAGTGCTTAATCGCTTTCCTCGCATTTTGCACGATCTCAGCACCACTTATCATAAACCAGCTCATTTGAAGTTGAGCGGCACCCGAGTCTTAGTAGATAAGGCGGTCCTCGAAAAACTCTATGACCCTCTGCTCCATCTATTGCGCAATGCTTTTGATCATGGGATCGAGCCTGTAGAAACTAGGCGTCGACAAGGAAAACCAGAGCAAGGCCAGATTGAAATCCGCGCTCATCACCAGGGTAGCCAAACGATTGTTGAGATCCGTGATGACGGCCAGGGTCTGAACCTAGAGCGAATCCGTCAACGGGTTCTTGAGCTGGGTTTGCTATCTGTACAACAGTTAGAAACAACTCCAATAACTCAACTCTGGGACTTGCTTTTTGAAGCAGGATTTTCAACCGCTAGCCAGGTAAGTGAATTGTCGGGGCGAGGGATGGGCTTGGAGGTAGTACGCTCACAATTACACTCCCTTAAGGGGACAGTGACAGTCAGCTCAGAGGTTGGACAAGGCACTACTTTTACTCTTCGCTTGCCCCTAACGCTAACCATTGCCAGACTTCTGGTTTGCTCAGTGGGTGCTGCCGCCTTCGCTTTTCTCTCCGACAATATTGAGGAAATTCTGATTCCGAAGCCTGAGCTAATTAAACGCTCCGGAACCCAGAGATTTCTTTACTGGCGTGAACAAATCATCTCTATTCATTCTCTATCTCATTTCTTAGAATACGCCTGCCCATTTCCCGAAACAGCTACTAGCCAAGCACTCATGGCAGTTCCTGCTCCTAAGGAGTGGCATTCGCCTGTGTTAGTGCTTCGTCAAGGCAAGCAAATCATCGCACTCGAAATCGAGCGTTTAATCACAGAGCAGGAGCTAGTTATTAAGCCCTTTGGCAATGTTTTGGCAGCTCCAAGCTACCTTTATGGCTGTACTATCTTGGGCGATGGCAGTCTGATTCCAGTAGTTGATGGTACAGCTTTGCTGACTGAACTCACTGATCAAGGTTCAGCCGTGAGCTTATCCACACAGACAGCAATTTCTTCTGTTAGAAATGGTCTAGTGCTCAGCAAGAGCACCACCTCGACCAAGGCATTAACCACACCAACCCTGCTAGTTGTTGATGACTCTATTGGCTTACGGCAAACCCTGGCATTGACTCTGCAGAAAGCAGGTTACCGTGTTCTACAAGCGAGGGACGGGCGAGAAGCCCTCGACCAGCTTCGACAAGAAACAGCCATTCGGTTGGTCATTTGCGATGTGGAAATGCCCAATATGAACGGATTCGAGTTTCTCAGCCATCGACGACAGGACCAATTACTGACTAGCATTCCTGTCGTGATGCTAACTTCTCGTAACAGCGACAAGCACCGAAAGTTGGCAATGCACTTGGGAGCAACAGATTACTTCACTAAACCATATCTGGAACAGGACTTTCTGGTAGCCCTCAAAACGATTATTGAACAGAGTGTGCCTACGACGTTACCTAGTCTAGCTACCTCAACTAGAAACCTCTAA
- a CDS encoding chemotaxis protein CheW gives MSNNTLTEQHSLRVSSRGQAEPMLKVTAFSIGNLNLALPIVSIYKVLNHTQVHGSGLNSVGIAYIEERELTVVDLHRRLLGTGAPTQARYLIVIQNQIQELYGIPVLEIPVLMEVPLSRIRVLPESYRRADTLSIASHVALIHQMDAALTLFLLDVEQILPQAF, from the coding sequence ATGAGCAATAACACTTTGACTGAGCAACACAGCTTGAGAGTCTCATCCAGGGGACAAGCCGAGCCAATGCTTAAAGTAACCGCTTTTAGCATTGGCAATCTTAACTTAGCCTTGCCTATTGTTTCAATTTATAAGGTACTCAATCACACACAGGTTCATGGCAGCGGCCTCAACAGTGTAGGCATCGCTTACATAGAGGAGCGTGAGCTAACAGTAGTAGATTTGCATCGGCGGTTACTTGGCACTGGAGCTCCAACCCAAGCTAGGTACCTCATCGTTATTCAAAACCAAATTCAGGAACTTTACGGTATTCCGGTTTTGGAAATTCCTGTTCTTATGGAAGTTCCCCTATCACGAATCCGGGTTCTACCAGAATCCTACCGTCGGGCTGACACACTCAGCATCGCTAGCCACGTTGCTTTAATTCACCAGATGGATGCAGCCCTGACCCTTTTCTTGCTTGATGTTGAGCAAATTTTGCCCCAAGCCTTCTAG
- a CDS encoding DUF4335 domain-containing protein produces MTSTLRRYVHPSTTSPSCVLDVWAEASPLSRWTGRPLLKNLRFRLSFLETGITVIGGRSQLEVLTEVVDAYVRGKLTSIPTPPPNPYSISLTSVGTLCHRLQFGSLQAEQSEAGLLSPVTLSTLQLFDLAACLEQCSTEVMALPDLTPLTALTAQFRGPLLNSPALRSAALVIFTVGATLTAVRVLQTPTSSSTASAPTAQADNQRVALQPGEPQANQPGPIPTILPGPTVAATPFDPFTVETPDVSAASPPLPTLKVTPPSPAAEALPPPPPASSLPGAPSPSPAPQAQAQAQQPSIESAPDNASSGTTSSGYTLRAAPERNLIIDSVARLQEQLQDRWTPPAEANGPLDYRVSVSASGAVQEVTPLTPIARTYRDSLPLTPLPTTLDNSAGGAIEVLYLRLAPDGQIQVSRSPLRP; encoded by the coding sequence ATGACTTCTACCTTGCGCCGCTACGTTCACCCCTCGACAACAAGCCCATCCTGCGTTCTAGATGTCTGGGCTGAGGCTTCCCCTCTGTCTCGATGGACTGGGCGCCCATTGCTAAAAAACTTGCGTTTCCGGCTGAGCTTTCTAGAAACTGGCATCACAGTGATTGGTGGTCGCAGTCAGCTAGAGGTTCTGACTGAAGTAGTTGATGCTTATGTCCGCGGCAAGTTGACCTCTATTCCTACACCACCGCCTAACCCGTATAGCATCTCCCTGACCTCGGTTGGGACGCTGTGCCATCGTTTGCAGTTTGGCAGTTTACAAGCTGAGCAGTCAGAGGCAGGCTTGCTCAGTCCGGTGACCCTAAGTACCCTGCAACTATTTGACTTGGCAGCTTGCCTAGAGCAGTGCTCCACTGAGGTTATGGCTCTCCCCGATCTCACGCCACTGACAGCGCTTACAGCTCAGTTTAGAGGGCCTCTGCTCAACTCTCCAGCTCTACGTAGTGCTGCCCTAGTTATCTTTACAGTGGGAGCAACCTTAACAGCAGTTCGTGTTTTGCAGACCCCGACTTCATCCTCAACAGCTAGTGCTCCTACTGCCCAGGCTGACAATCAGCGTGTCGCCCTGCAGCCTGGCGAGCCTCAAGCCAACCAGCCTGGGCCAATACCGACGATTCTGCCTGGTCCTACAGTGGCAGCAACACCGTTTGATCCTTTCACGGTAGAAACACCAGACGTTTCGGCAGCATCGCCGCCACTACCTACTCTGAAAGTTACTCCGCCCTCCCCAGCAGCGGAGGCTCTCCCCCCGCCGCCACCTGCCTCATCCTTGCCAGGGGCTCCTAGCCCGTCTCCAGCCCCTCAAGCCCAAGCCCAAGCTCAACAGCCTAGTATTGAGTCTGCGCCTGACAACGCAAGCAGTGGTACAACTAGCAGCGGCTATACCCTCAGAGCTGCGCCTGAGCGTAACCTGATCATCGATTCGGTTGCTCGGCTCCAGGAGCAACTCCAAGACCGCTGGACACCTCCTGCTGAGGCTAACGGACCGCTGGACTACCGAGTTTCGGTAAGCGCCAGCGGAGCTGTGCAAGAGGTCACACCACTGACCCCAATAGCTCGTACCTATCGGGATAGCCTGCCTCTAACGCCTCTACCGACTACATTGGACAACTCAGCCGGTGGTGCGATTGAGGTACTTTACCTGCGGCTGGCTCCTGATGGACAAATCCAAGTGAGCCGAAGTCCCCTTAGACCTTAG
- a CDS encoding DUF3038 domain-containing protein: MTSVSGTVTIFATRLQHQLESPILVEDMRSRSNRPLTTLTPRSAQWQEWAPAISATPNPAQLDNIKAQLDLVLMALEALAGVGSDAMLQAAAELKLEGFTDRVSLWRMRASSPLRKGSGGRKKLDIEEARALVLISCYLASEHQVRIRQAVALLEKLTEQGRPPHQAALLGDYLDRFQNTYQERMAEYLADGEAITPDQLTHLSLKLLIDLLFYSGPGGPRRLWMALLDRSIQRPL; this comes from the coding sequence GTGACCTCAGTCTCAGGGACGGTTACGATTTTTGCAACGCGACTACAACACCAGCTTGAATCGCCCATCCTAGTTGAAGACATGCGTTCCAGGTCCAATCGGCCCTTGACAACTCTGACCCCACGCTCTGCCCAGTGGCAAGAGTGGGCTCCTGCCATCTCAGCTACACCCAATCCAGCTCAGCTCGATAACATCAAAGCCCAGCTTGATCTGGTGTTGATGGCCCTCGAAGCGCTAGCAGGGGTAGGCTCCGATGCCATGCTCCAAGCCGCAGCTGAACTAAAGCTAGAGGGTTTTACCGATCGCGTCTCGCTCTGGCGAATGCGAGCCTCCAGTCCCTTACGTAAGGGCAGTGGTGGGCGCAAGAAGCTAGACATTGAGGAAGCCCGCGCCTTGGTGCTGATCAGTTGCTATCTGGCATCAGAGCATCAAGTGCGTATTCGTCAGGCAGTGGCCTTGTTAGAAAAGCTCACTGAACAGGGGCGCCCACCCCATCAAGCTGCCTTGCTAGGGGACTATCTGGACCGTTTTCAGAACACCTACCAAGAACGAATGGCCGAGTATCTAGCCGATGGCGAAGCAATCACCCCGGACCAGCTCACCCATCTGTCGCTCAAGCTACTGATTGACCTGCTGTTCTATAGCGGACCTGGAGGCCCCCGCCGCCTCTGGATGGCTCTGCTCGACCGTAGCATCCAGCGCCCCCTCTGA
- a CDS encoding YbjQ family protein, with translation MIVTTTDVIQGASIDSYLGIVTAEVVYGSNALRDFFAGIRDIIGGRTGSYERVFEQGQRDALAELQQRAQRLGADAVVGVELDTGTINLDQSGVLLLITATGTAVKLRQ, from the coding sequence ATGATTGTGACCACCACCGATGTGATCCAAGGAGCCAGTATTGACAGTTATTTGGGAATTGTCACTGCTGAGGTAGTCTATGGTAGCAATGCCCTACGTGACTTTTTCGCGGGTATACGAGACATTATCGGCGGGCGGACAGGTAGCTACGAACGAGTTTTTGAGCAGGGTCAACGGGATGCCCTGGCCGAGCTTCAACAGCGCGCTCAGCGCTTAGGAGCTGATGCAGTCGTGGGTGTTGAACTAGACACAGGGACAATCAACCTAGACCAGAGTGGCGTTCTGCTACTGATCACGGCTACAGGAACCGCAGTCAAATTGCGGCAGTAA